A genome region from Brassica oleracea var. oleracea cultivar TO1000 chromosome C2, BOL, whole genome shotgun sequence includes the following:
- the LOC106322751 gene encoding uncharacterized protein LOC106322751: MATGKGYYARPSYRFLGADQSYYASTDSGLEFDESDLYSSAGSVHSPSPRKKISASGRSGKKPSNRPSSCAGAAATSLPINVPDWSKILREEHRDNRRRRIEDDDGDSEDGEEWLDASGGRLPPHEFLARTRMASFSVHEGVGRTLKGRDLSRVRNAIFEKIGFQD; this comes from the coding sequence ATGGCCACCGGAAAAGGCTACTACGCTCGGCCAAGCTATCGCTTCCTCGGCGCCGATCAGTCCTACTACGCCTCCACCGACTCAGGTCTCGAGTTCGACGAATCCGATCTCTACTCATCCGCCGGTTCCGTCCACTCCCCTTCGCCTCGGAAAAAAATCTCTGCATCCGGCAGATCCGGTAAAAAACCGTCGAATCGGCCTTCCTCGTGCGCCGGCGCCGCCGCGACGTCGCTCCCGATAAACGTCCCGGACTGGTCGAAGATTCTCCGCGAGGAGCACCGCGATAACCGTCGGAGGAGGATCGAGGACGACGACGGAGATTCGGAAGACGGAGAGGAGTGGTTGGACGCTAGCGGCGGGAGATTGCCGCCGCACGAGTTTCTGGCGAGGACGAGGATGGCGTCGTTCTCGGTGCACGAAGGAGTTGGAAGGACATTGAAGGGAAGAGATCTGAGTAGGGTCAGAAATGCAATTTTTGAGAAGATTGGGTTCCAGGATTAA